The segment ACCGCCGGTCCGGGCCGCGACCTCGATGTTCTTGATCAGCTTCGCGAACATCTTGCCGCGCTTGGCGTCGATGACGGCCTTCTTGTGCTTGGTCGTCGCCCATTTGGAGTGGCCGGACATGCGTAACCTCCGTGTCTACCGTGCGGGTGCGGCCTGGCGGACCATCTCGACGAAGTACCGATGGACGCGAAGGTCACCGGTTAGCTCCGGGTGGAAAGCCGTGGCAAGCAGGTTGCCCTGCCGAACGGCGACAATCCTACCGGCGGCGGCACCGTCGGTGACGCGGCCCAGCACCCGCACGTCGGGACCGACCTCCTCGACCCACGGCGCCCGGATGAAGACGGCGTGGAACGGCTCGCCCTCGATGTCCTCGATCTCGACAGCGGCCTCGAACGAATCGACCTGCCGGCCGAACGCGTTGCGCCGCACCGTCATCTCGATGCCCTGGAACGACTCCTGGTCCGGCCGCCCGTCCAGCACGGTCGTGGCCAGCATGATCATGCCGGCGCAGGAGCCGTACACCGGCATGCCGTCGGCGATCCGCTTGCGGATCGGGTCGAGCAGGCCGAAGGTGACCGCCAGGTTGCTGATCGCGGTCGACTCGCCGCCCGGGATCACCAGAGCCTCGACGTCGGCGAGTTCCTCGGGCCGGCGGATCGGCCTCGCCAGCACATCCGACTCGGCCAGGGCAGCCAGGTGTTCGCGCACGTCGCCCTGCAGGGCCAGCACTCCGATGTTCACGTCACCCACTCTAGGCACGCGGTCTTCCCGCCTGTTGCGCGGCAGCCGCGGGGGCCACTTGAGAAGTCCGGCGGCGCGAACCCAACGGCAACCGAGCGGCGACCGGTCTGCACTCCGGGGGCCCCGGAACGGCCCGAACTGATGGGCATGACGGACACGATGGTGGTGGAGCTCGGACTGCAGGCCATGAGCGTTGCGGCGAAGATGTCGGCGCCGGTGCTGCTGACCGCCCTGGCGGTCGGATTCGCGATCTCGCTGTTCCAGTCGGTGACCCAGATCCAGGAGGCGACGCTCTCCTTCGTGCCGAAGGCGGTGGCGATCGGTGCGGCGCTGCTGCTCTGCGGCAACTGGATGCTGCGGGAGATGATGACGTACACGGAGCAGTTGTTCGAGAAGCTGCCGGCCCTGCTGGGCTGACCCGTACCAAGAAGGCCGTCCCTCGGGGCGGCCTTTTTCGTGTCTGGTTTCGCGTCCGGTTCGTGTCTGGTTTCGCGTCCGGCTCGCGTCCGGTTTCGTGTCCGGGTAAAGCAGGCCACCGGCAGGTCGATTGGCTATCGGAAGGGCCGTTGCAGCTTCGTAGGATCCCGTTTACCGACAACCCCGCACGAGGAGCCGAAACCCCATGTCTGAGAACCAGCCCGCCATCGGGACCGCCCGCGTCAAGCGCGGCATGGCGGAGATGCTCAAGGGCGGCGTGATCATGGACGTGGTCAACGCCGAGCAGGCGAAGATCGCCGAGGACGCCGGCGCCGTCGCGGTCATGGCCCTGGAGCGGGTGCCGGCCGACATCCGCGCGCAGGGCGGTGTGTCCCGGATGTCCGACCCCGACATGATCGACGGGATCATCAACGCGGTCTCCATCCCGGTGATGGCCAAGGCCCGCATCGGCCACTTCGTCGAGGCCCAGGTGCTGCAGTCGCTCGGCGTCGACTACGTGGACGAGTCCGAGGTGCTGACGCCCGCCGACTACGCCAACCACATCGACAAGTGGCAGTTCACCGTGCCGTTCGTCTGCGGCGCCACCAACCTGGGCGAGGCACTGCGCCGGATCACCGAGGGCGCGGCGATGATCCGCTCCAAGGGCGAGGCCGGCACCGGCGACGTCTCGAACGCCACCACCCACATGCGCAAGATCCGCGCCGAGATCCGCCGGCTGCAGACCCTGCCCGAGGACGAGCTGTACGTCGCCGCCAAGGAGCTGCAGGCCCCGTACGAGCTGGTCAAGGAGGTAGCAGAGGCCGGCAAGCTGCCGGTGGTGCTGTTCACCGCCGGCGGTATCGCCACCCCCGCCGACGCCGCCATGATGATGCAGCTCGGCGCCGAGGGCGTGTTCGTCGGCTCCGGCATCTTCAAGTCCGGCAACCCGGCCCAGCGCGCCGCCGCGATCGTCAAGGCCACCACGTTCCACGACGACCCCGACGTGATCGCCAAGGTCTCCCGCGGCCTGGGCGAGGCCATGGTCGGCATCAACGTCGAGGACGAGCCGGTCCCCCACCGCCTCTCCGAGCGCGGCTGGTAACGCCGGCATCCCAGGGCCCCGCCTCCCAGCGGGGCCCTTCCCACATGCGGCGCCTCCAGCCCTTCCGGGGCACGCACGACCCCGCCCCGCCCCGCCGAACGGTCGCCATGAGCGCGCGGCCACCGCCGAGCGTGGCAAACCGCCCAAGATCGGCGCGGTACGCGGCGGCGGGGAATCGGCTGGCCGGCTGGCTGTCAGGGCTGCTTCCGCAAGCGCGAAACGACACTGAGCGCCAGCCGGATGGAGAGCTGGGGGAGGGCTGGGCGGCCGCTGCCAGGGCTGCTTCCGCGGGGGCGACCGAAGGCTGGAGGTGAGCGCGACCGGGGGCCGGGGTGGGAGCGACCGGGGGCTGGCGGGTGAGCGACCGGGGCTGGGGGTGAGCGCGACTGAGGGCTGGGGGTGGGCGCGACCCGGGGCCGGGGTGGCGCGACTGAGGGCTGCGGGTGGGGCTGGGTGGTTAGACCGGGGCGGTGGGGAGGATGCCTTCGGGCGGGTGGGTGGGGGTGGGGACGACCACGGGTGGGAGGTCGGGGAGGACAGGTTCGACGATGTCGAAGTACTCCGGGCGAGGGTGGCGCCGGGTCAGGCCGAGCACCCGCACCAGCGGGCGGCGGCGGGCGCTGAGGGCGTCGCGTACCGAGTCGGTGTGTACCTGGCGGGCCAGCACGACCCGGCGGCTGGTGGCGATCAGCGTGCGGGCGGCGCCGTCGGCCGGGTTGAGGTCGACGTTCTGGAGCTGGCGGGTGAGGTCGTTCTCCGCGGTCTCGCGGTCGCCGGGTTCGGCGTCGAGCGCCAGCCGGGCGGCGGCGTAGAGCTCGACCGAGTCACCCTGTTCGGCGACGACGGCGGCCGCGGCCGCGCGGCGCATCAGATGCGCGTCCAGGGCGCGCTCGGCCGCTGCCGCCCGCAGATGCAGGCGCTCCACTCGCTGAGCGGTCCAGCCGAGGTACGCCGAGAAGATCGCGGCCAGCACGACGACTCCCACCACCCACCACATGCGGGGCATCGTAGTGCCGGAATGTGTCGAGCAGTTACGTGCCCTGACCGTGGTCGGCCCACTCGTCGTCGAGAACGCGCCCGTCGGTGGCCTCGATCGCGGTGGCGTAGACCTCCAGCACCCGGTTGGCCACGCTGGGCCAATCGAACGTCGCGACGACGGTACGAGCGCACGACGCCAGATCCGCCCGACGGTGTGGATCATCGAGCAGATCGCCGAGCAGTGTGGTGAGCGCCACCTGGTCACCGGTGGGGAAGAGGGCGCCGGCCCGCCCGCCGTCCAGCACCCGGCGGAACGCGTCCAGGTCGCTGGCGGCGATCGCGGCGCCGGCCGCCATCGCCTCGGTGAGGATCATGCCGAAGCTCTCGCCACCGGTGTTCGGCGCCACGTAGACGTCGACGCTGCGCAGCATCCGGGCCTTGTCCGCCTCGGAGACCAGGCCCAGGAACTCCACCCGGTCGTGCAACTCGGGCGGGATGTCGTCGTACAGCTCGTCGCGGTCGCCCGGGCCGGCCACGAGCAGGCGGAGCCCGGGTCGTTGCCGAGCGAGTGACACGTACGCCGTACGCAGCAGGGGGAAGCCCTTGCGAGGCTCGGTGAACCGGCCGAGGAAGCCCAGCGCACCGCCCTCGCCGGGCCATCCCGGCAAAGGCGCAGCCGAGGCGAACTTGGCGACCGCGACCCCGTTGGGGATCTCCACCGCGCCGCCGCCGAGGTGTTCGACGTGGACCTTGCGGGCCAGTTCGCTGACCGCGATCCGCGCGGTGATCTTCTCGACCACCGGCTGGACGAACGGCTGCGCGGCGGACAGGAACCGGGAGCGGGTCATCGCGGTGTGGAAGGTGGCGACGACCGGGCCGCGAGCGGAGAGGACGGCCAGGAAGGAGAGGCTGGGCGAGATCGGCTCGTGCACGTGCAGCACGTCGAACTGCCCCTTGGCCAGCCAGCGCCGCACCCGGGCCGTGGAGATCGGGCCGAAGGTGATCCGGGCGACCGAGCCGTTGTACGGCAGCGGGACGGCCCGCCCCGCCGGCACCACGTAGGGCGGCAGTTCGGCGTCGTCGTCGGCGGGCGCCAGGACGCTCACCTCGTGACCGAGACCGATCAGCGCCTCCGCCAGGTCCATGATGTGGTTCTGCACACCGCCCGGGACGTCGAACGAGTAGGGCGAGACGATCCCGATCCGCACGAATCCTCCTAGAGCCAGAGCTTCTGGAGCATGTGCCAGTCCTGCGGGTGGTCGGCGATGCCGGCCGCGAACGCGTCGGCGAGCTGCTGGGTGGTCTGTCTGACACGCTCGTCGAGCGGGCCCTCGGTGGGCGGGGTGATCGGCCGCATCTTCGCCATCGTGCGCTTCTCGTCGAACCACAGGTCGACCGCGAAGATCGGCGCGCCGGTGCGGATCGCCAGGATGGCCGGTCCGGCCGGCATCCGGGTACGCCCGCCGAAGAACTCCACCTCGACCCCGGCCCGGGACAGGTCCCGATCGGCGAGCAGCGGCACCACCCAGCCCTTGTTCAGGTGCTCGCTCAGCACGTCGAGCGGTGCGCGTTCGCCACCGGTGAGGGGCAACACCTTCATGCCGAGCTTTTCCCGGTACGCCAGGAACTGCTCGAACACCGCCTCGGGCTTGAGCCGCTCGGCGACGGTGATCATCGGCCAGTCGTGCGAGACCACCCACGCCCCGGCGACGTCCCAGTTCGCCACGTGCGGCAGCGCCAGCACCACCCCGTGACCGTCGGCGACCGCCTTCTTCAACTGCTGGTAGCTCTCCGGCAGCATGAAGAACCCGTCCAGGAACTGCTCGCGGGTCTGCGACGGCAGGCGGAACGCCTCCATCCAGTAGCGCGCGTAGGAGCGCAGCCCGTCGCGGACCAGGGTGTCCGGCATGTCCGGGCCGGCCACCTGCTGCAGGTTGCGCCGCAGCCGCTGGGTGCCCGGGCCGTTGGCTTTCCACGCCCGGTCGGCGACCGTGGTGAAGAGCTTGCGGGCGACCGGCAGCGGCAGCGCGCGGATCACCCGCCAGCCGGCCGCGTAACCGAGCTCGATCAGCCGGTCCTTCACGCCGCCGGTTCCTTGACGTCCGAGCGGGCCGCGCTGACCAGCCGCTGGAAGACGGTGAACAGCGACAGCGCGGCGAGCACGCAGAGCGCCGCGGGCAGGCCCCAGTCCAGGCCGGCCGCGCCGAGCAGGCCGCCGACACCGACGATGAGCAGCCGCTCGAGCCGCTCGGCGATCCCGACGTCGGCGTTGAGCCCGAGGCTCTGCGCGCGGGCCTTCACGTACGAGACGACCTGTCCGGCGACCAGGCTGATCAGGGCGGCGACGACGCCCCACCAGATGCCCTCGGTGGCCAGGTAGTAGGTGACCGCCCCGAACACGGCGCCGTCGGCGAGGCGGTCCATGGACGAGTCGAGGAGTGCCCCGAATTTCCCGTTACCACCCCGCATGCGGGCCATTGTGCCGTCCAGGGCATCGGTGAGCGCGCAGGCGGTTACGATCACCGTGCCCCAGAAGAGGTGGCCGAGGGCACCGAAGTAGGAGCCGATCAGCACCCCGACGGTGCCGGCGACGGTTACCGCGTTGGGTGTGACCCCGATGCGGAGCAGGAAGCGTGCGACCGGGTTGACGCCGTACGCGACGACGGCACGGGCCGTAGTTTGAACGATCTTTGCCATGGCCGTCTCACCATAACGGCGTGCGACCAGCGGTGGTACGGCCCAGGCCACTGGTTGGCCGTATCGTCACCATCCGGCACAGTTCGGAGCAGTGCCTGCCGCGCGGCGGAAAACCGAAGAAAAGCGGGGATGAGGGTCCTTGCGGCGGATACATGCCCGGGTGTGGGATTTGCAGAACAGCGGCGTAACGAACGGGAAACGACGGGAGCGCTCGGCATGGCGCAGAAGACTTCGGAGAAGGGAAATGCCGGCGCGTCCGCGCCGGTGGTGACAGACCCCGGCAGAGTACGCAACGTGGTGCTGGTGGGGCACTCGGGTTCCGGGAAGACGACCCTGGTCGAGGCGCTGCTCGCCGCCACGGGCACGATCCCGCGGGCGGGCACGGTCGCCGACGGCACCACGGTCACCGATCACGATCCGGCGGCGGTCCGCCAGCAGCGCTCGGTCGCGCTGGCCTGCGCACCGCTCATGCACGGCGACGTCAAGATCAATTTGTTGGACACCCCCGGCTACGCCGACTTCGTCGGGGAGCTTCGGGCCGGCCTGCGCGCGGCGGACGCCGCGCTCTTCGTCGTCTCCGCGGTGGACGGGGTGGACGACTCCACCACCGCGCTGTGGGACGAGTGCGCCGCGGTCGGCATGCCGCGGGCGGTGGCGATCACCCGGCTCGACCATCCGCGCGCCGATTACGAGGAGACCCTGCAGGACTGCCAGGAGGCGTTCGGCGAGAACGTGCTTCCCATCTACCAGCCGATGCTCGGCGACGACGGTCAGTCGATCGCCGGCCTGCTCGGGCTGGTCACGCTGCGAGTGCTGGACTATTCGCAGGGCTACCCGCCGCGGGCGGGCGAGGCCGAGCCGGAGCATCTGAACCCGATCGCCGACGACCGGAACACACTCATCGAGGGGATCATCGCCGAGAGCGAGGACGAGACCCTGATGGACCGGTATCTCGGCGGGGAGCTGATCAGCACCGAGGCGCTCGTACCGGACCTGGAGAAGGCGGTCGCGCGGGGCAACTTCTACCCGGTCATCCCGGTCTGTGCGGGCACCGGCGTCGGTCTGGACGCGCTGCTCGACGGCCTGGTCGGCGCCGCGCCGACGCCGCTGGAACATGAACTGCCGGTGGTCACCGGGGTGGACGGCTCACCGCGCCCGCCGCTGACCTGCGACCCGGACGGACCGTTGGTCGCCGAGGTGGTGCGCACCACGATCGACCGGCACGTCGGCCGGGTCTCGCTGGTCCGGGTCTTCTCCGGCACCCTGCGGCCGGACCAGACGCTGCACGTCTCCGGGCACGGCCTGGCCGAGCGCGGCCACCCCGACCACGACGCCGACGAGCGGGTGGCGCACGTCTACTCCCCGCTCGGCGCGCAGCTGCGCGAGGTCCCGCAGGCGATCGCCGGCGACCTCTGCGCGATCACCAAGTCCGGCAGCGCGGAGACCGGCGACACGCTCTCCAGCAAGGACAACCCGCTGCTGATGGCGCCGTGGACGATGCCCGAGCCGCTGCTGCCGATCGCGGTGGTGGCCAAGACCCGCTCCGACGAGGACAACCTGGCGAAGAACCTGGCCCGGCTGGTCGCCGGCGACCCCACGCTGCGCCTGGAGCGCAACCCGGAGACCCACCAGTTGGTGCTCTGGACGATGGGCGAGTCCCACGCCGACGTGGTGCTGGACCGGCTCCGCTCCGGCGGCGTCGAGCTGGACACCGAGCCGGTCAAGGTGGCGCTGCGGGAGACCTTCGGCGCCGCGGCGCAGGGTCACGGCCGGCACGTCAAGCAGTCCGGCGGCCACGGGCAGTACGCGGTCTGCGACATCCGCGTGGAGCCGCTGCCGCGCGGCGAGGGTTTCCAGTTCGTCGACAAGGTGGTCGGCGGCGCGGTGCCGCACAACTACATCCCGTCGGTGGAGAAGGGCGTCCGCGCCCAGCTGGAACGCGGTCTGGCCGCCGGCTACCCGGTGGTCGACCTGAAGGTCACGCTCTACGACGGCAAGGCGCACAGCGTGGACTCCTCCGACGCGGCCTTCCAGACGGCCGGCTCGCTGGCGCTGCGCGCCGCGGCCGAGAGCGGCCAGATCACGCTGCTGGAGCCGGTCGACGAGATCGAGGTACGGGTACCCGAGTCCTACGTCGGTGCGGTGATGAGTGACCTGTCCGGCCGGCGCGGACGGCCCCAGGGCAGCGAGTCCGGCGCGGCGGGCGAGGCCAGCACGGTGCGGGCCGAGGTGCCCGCCACCGAACTGGTCCGGTACGCCGTGGAGCTGCGCGCACTGACCTCCGGCACCGGCACGTTCACCCGCCGGTATCTGCGGCACGAGCCGATGCCCGCCCACCTGGCCGACGCGGTCCGCAAGGAGCACGCGGCGTCCAGGTAGGCCATGCCTTCAGAGGTGCCATGCCTTCAGAAAGGCCATGCCTTGGTGAACAGGTCGCGGGTATCGGTGAGCACCTGCGGCACCACCTTGGTCCGGCCGATCACCGGCATGAAGTTGGCGTCGCCGCCCCACCGGGGCACCACGTGCTGGTGCAGGTGGGCGGCGATGCCCGCGCCGGCGATCGCGCCCTGGTTCATCCCGATGTTGAAGCCGTGCGGACTGCTGGTGGAGCGGATCACCCGCATCGCCGTACGCGTGAACGCCGCCACCTCGACCGTCTCGTCCTCGGTGAGCTCGGTGTAGTCGGCGACGTGCCGATACGGGCAGATCAGCACGTGCCCGGGGTTGTACGGATACAGGTTCAGCACCGCGTAGACCAGGGTGCCCCGCGCCACGACCAGGCTGTCCGCCTCGGGCAGGCCGGGCGCCACGCAGAACGGGCAGCCGGCGGGCCGGTCGGCGCCGGAGATGTAGGTCATCCGGTGCGGCGTCCAGAGCCGCTCCAGGCCGTCCGGTTCGCCGGTCTCCGCCCGCTGCTCGTCCACGCACCGAATCCTATGCGCGGACGAGCGGCGGGTGCAGAACTCAGGCCGCGGACGGCCCGGTGTTGACGCGGGAGCGGACCACCTCGACGACGTGCGCGACGGCCTCGTCGATCGAGACGCCGTTGCGCTGCGAGCCGTCGCGGTAGCGGAACGACACGGTGCCGCCGTTCACGTCGTCGTCGCCGGCGATCGCCATGAACGGGATCTTCTGCTGCTGCGCCGTACGGATCTTCTTCTGCATGCGGTCGGTGGAATGATCCACCTCGGCCCGGATGCCCTCCTTGCGCAGACGAGCCACGAACTCTTCCAGATACGAAGCGTGGTCGTCGCGGATCGGGATGCCGACCACCTGCACCGGCGCCAGCCAGGCCGGGAACGCGCCGGCGTAGTGCTCGACCAGCACACCGAAGAACCGCTCGATCGAGCCGAACTTCGCCGAGTGAATCATGACCGGCTCCTGGCGGGAACCGTCGGCGGCCTGGTACTCCAGCCCGAACCGGGCGGGCTGGTTGAAGTCGTACTGGATGGTCGACATCTGCCAGGTACGCCCGATCGCGTCCTTCGCCTGCACGCTGATCTTCGGGCCGTAGAAGGCCGCGCCACCCGGGTCGAGCACCAGTTCCAGGCCGGACTCGGTGGCCACGTCCTCGAGCACCTTGGTCGCCGCGGCCCACTGCTCGTCCGAGCCGATGAACTTGTCGCTCTGCG is part of the Actinoplanes sp. NBC_00393 genome and harbors:
- the pdxT gene encoding pyridoxal 5'-phosphate synthase glutaminase subunit PdxT — its product is MNIGVLALQGDVREHLAALAESDVLARPIRRPEELADVEALVIPGGESTAISNLAVTFGLLDPIRKRIADGMPVYGSCAGMIMLATTVLDGRPDQESFQGIEMTVRRNAFGRQVDSFEAAVEIEDIEGEPFHAVFIRAPWVEEVGPDVRVLGRVTDGAAAGRIVAVRQGNLLATAFHPELTGDLRVHRYFVEMVRQAAPAR
- the fliQ gene encoding flagellar biosynthesis protein FliQ, yielding MTDTMVVELGLQAMSVAAKMSAPVLLTALAVGFAISLFQSVTQIQEATLSFVPKAVAIGAALLLCGNWMLREMMTYTEQLFEKLPALLG
- the pdxS gene encoding pyridoxal 5'-phosphate synthase lyase subunit PdxS; amino-acid sequence: MSENQPAIGTARVKRGMAEMLKGGVIMDVVNAEQAKIAEDAGAVAVMALERVPADIRAQGGVSRMSDPDMIDGIINAVSIPVMAKARIGHFVEAQVLQSLGVDYVDESEVLTPADYANHIDKWQFTVPFVCGATNLGEALRRITEGAAMIRSKGEAGTGDVSNATTHMRKIRAEIRRLQTLPEDELYVAAKELQAPYELVKEVAEAGKLPVVLFTAGGIATPADAAMMMQLGAEGVFVGSGIFKSGNPAQRAAAIVKATTFHDDPDVIAKVSRGLGEAMVGINVEDEPVPHRLSERGW
- a CDS encoding glycosyltransferase family 4 protein, whose product is MRIGIVSPYSFDVPGGVQNHIMDLAEALIGLGHEVSVLAPADDDAELPPYVVPAGRAVPLPYNGSVARITFGPISTARVRRWLAKGQFDVLHVHEPISPSLSFLAVLSARGPVVATFHTAMTRSRFLSAAQPFVQPVVEKITARIAVSELARKVHVEHLGGGAVEIPNGVAVAKFASAAPLPGWPGEGGALGFLGRFTEPRKGFPLLRTAYVSLARQRPGLRLLVAGPGDRDELYDDIPPELHDRVEFLGLVSEADKARMLRSVDVYVAPNTGGESFGMILTEAMAAGAAIAASDLDAFRRVLDGGRAGALFPTGDQVALTTLLGDLLDDPHRRADLASCARTVVATFDWPSVANRVLEVYATAIEATDGRVLDDEWADHGQGT
- a CDS encoding phosphatidylinositol mannoside acyltransferase; the encoded protein is MKDRLIELGYAAGWRVIRALPLPVARKLFTTVADRAWKANGPGTQRLRRNLQQVAGPDMPDTLVRDGLRSYARYWMEAFRLPSQTREQFLDGFFMLPESYQQLKKAVADGHGVVLALPHVANWDVAGAWVVSHDWPMITVAERLKPEAVFEQFLAYREKLGMKVLPLTGGERAPLDVLSEHLNKGWVVPLLADRDLSRAGVEVEFFGGRTRMPAGPAILAIRTGAPIFAVDLWFDEKRTMAKMRPITPPTEGPLDERVRQTTQQLADAFAAGIADHPQDWHMLQKLWL
- the pgsA gene encoding phosphatidylinositol phosphate synthase, whose product is MAKIVQTTARAVVAYGVNPVARFLLRIGVTPNAVTVAGTVGVLIGSYFGALGHLFWGTVIVTACALTDALDGTMARMRGGNGKFGALLDSSMDRLADGAVFGAVTYYLATEGIWWGVVAALISLVAGQVVSYVKARAQSLGLNADVGIAERLERLLIVGVGGLLGAAGLDWGLPAALCVLAALSLFTVFQRLVSAARSDVKEPAA
- a CDS encoding elongation factor G-like protein EF-G2: MAQKTSEKGNAGASAPVVTDPGRVRNVVLVGHSGSGKTTLVEALLAATGTIPRAGTVADGTTVTDHDPAAVRQQRSVALACAPLMHGDVKINLLDTPGYADFVGELRAGLRAADAALFVVSAVDGVDDSTTALWDECAAVGMPRAVAITRLDHPRADYEETLQDCQEAFGENVLPIYQPMLGDDGQSIAGLLGLVTLRVLDYSQGYPPRAGEAEPEHLNPIADDRNTLIEGIIAESEDETLMDRYLGGELISTEALVPDLEKAVARGNFYPVIPVCAGTGVGLDALLDGLVGAAPTPLEHELPVVTGVDGSPRPPLTCDPDGPLVAEVVRTTIDRHVGRVSLVRVFSGTLRPDQTLHVSGHGLAERGHPDHDADERVAHVYSPLGAQLREVPQAIAGDLCAITKSGSAETGDTLSSKDNPLLMAPWTMPEPLLPIAVVAKTRSDEDNLAKNLARLVAGDPTLRLERNPETHQLVLWTMGESHADVVLDRLRSGGVELDTEPVKVALRETFGAAAQGHGRHVKQSGGHGQYAVCDIRVEPLPRGEGFQFVDKVVGGAVPHNYIPSVEKGVRAQLERGLAAGYPVVDLKVTLYDGKAHSVDSSDAAFQTAGSLALRAAAESGQITLLEPVDEIEVRVPESYVGAVMSDLSGRRGRPQGSESGAAGEASTVRAEVPATELVRYAVELRALTSGTGTFTRRYLRHEPMPAHLADAVRKEHAASR
- a CDS encoding HIT family protein; amino-acid sequence: MTYISGADRPAGCPFCVAPGLPEADSLVVARGTLVYAVLNLYPYNPGHVLICPYRHVADYTELTEDETVEVAAFTRTAMRVIRSTSSPHGFNIGMNQGAIAGAGIAAHLHQHVVPRWGGDANFMPVIGRTKVVPQVLTDTRDLFTKAWPF